A region of Aquila chrysaetos chrysaetos chromosome 13, bAquChr1.4, whole genome shotgun sequence DNA encodes the following proteins:
- the TMEM63A gene encoding CSC1-like protein 1 → MNPFFFLGFGHSHLVYFWNRSLPFNSTNETYCYSTAQGSTVLQGVTFGGIPTVLLLDVTFFFILILLFSIIRKRFWDYGRVALVSEAESESRYNRLSTSSSVPEDLEYDRGFCSWMTAAFRMHDDEIHERCGEDAIHYLAFQRHIICLLIAVSILSVCVILPVNLSGDLLDKDPYSFGRTTIVNLQTGNNLLWLHTIFAVVYLILTVVFMRHHMKYVTYKEENIVKCTLFITGLPKNAKEETIQGHFTTAYPTCTVLEVQLCYDVAKLIHLFKKRKQAEKSLTYYEHLHQKYGKRVQINPKPCGQFCCCEMRGCEREDAVDYYTKVRNELMEEYSKEEQAVHNNPLGMAFVTFQEKSMATYILKDFNACKCQSIKCKGEPQPSSYSRELCVSNWEVTYAPYPENICWKNLSVRGLKWWFRWACINLLLFIVLFFLTTPSIIISTMDKFNVTKPIHYLNNPIISQFFPTLLLWSFSALLPTIVYYSTLLESHWTKSAENRIMMHKVYIFLIFMVLILPSLGLTSLDFFFRWLFDRESSDSAVRLECVFLPDQGAFFVNYVIASAFVGNGMELLRLPGLILYTIRMIMAKSTAERKNIKQQQAFEYEFGAMYAWMLCVFTVIMAYSITCPIIVPFGLIYILLKHMVDRYNLYYAYLPAKLEKKMHFAAVNQALAAPILCLFWLYFFSFLRLGFKAPTTMFTFLVVNITIIICLAYTCFGCFKYLSPLNYKIEDTQGERGNDTDVPPIPTSSMYVPRVLHPHCTERTILAQKEQQSYGTMDNTCSQAEGIINYSARPAITEQAPRGSL, encoded by the exons atgaaccctttcttttttctgggttttggacATTCTCATCTAGTCTACTTCTGGAATAGAAGTCTACCTTTCAACTCAACAAATGAGACATACTGCTACAGCACTGCCCAGGGCAGCACGGTGCTCCAAGGAGTAACTTTTGGTGGAATCCCAACTGTCCTGCTGCTTGATGTAACCTTCTTTTTT attttAATATTACTGTTTTCCATTATAAGAAAGAGATTCTGGGACTACGGTCGTGTTGCTCTGGTGTCAGAAGCTGAAAG TGAATCAAGATACAACCGATTGTCAACATCTTCATCAGTACCTGAAGATCTTGAATATGATAGG GGGTTTTGTTCTTGGATGACAGCTGCTTTTCGAATGCA TGATGATGAGATTCATGAGAGATGTGGTGAAGATGCCATACATTACCTTGCCTTCCAGCGTCACATCATCTGTTTGTTGATTGCTGTCAgcattttgtctgtgtgtgtcatATTGCCTGTCAACCTGTCAGGTGATCTACTtg ATAAAGATCCCTATAGTTTTGGAAGAACAACTATAGTAAACTTACAAACTGG TAATAATCTTCTTTGGCTGCACaccatttttgctgttgtttacCTGATTCTAACTGTTGTCTTCATGAGACATCACATGAAGTATGTCacatataaagaagaaaacata gttAAGTGCACATTGTTTATAACTGGTCTtccaaaaaatgcaaaagaagagaCAATACAAGGCCATTTCAC AACTGCCTACCCAACCTGCACTGTGCTGGAGGTCCAGCTGTGTTATGACGTAGCCAAGCTTATTCATCTCTTCAAAAAAAG aaaacaggcagaaaaaagccTGACTTACTATGAACACCTGCATCAGAAGTATGGCAAGCGGGTCCAAATCAACCCTAAGCCATGTGGTCAATTCTGCTGTTGTGAAATGAGAGGATGTGAAAGG GAGGATGCTGTAGATTATTATACCAAAGTTAGAAATGAACTGATGGAAGAATATTCAAAAGAGGAACAAGCTGTTCATAATAACCCACTGGGAATGGCTTTTGTAACATTTCAAGAGAAATCCATGGCAACCTA tATCCTTAAGGACTTCAATGCCTGCAAATGTCAGAGTATTAAGTGTAAAGGAGAACCCCAGCCATCGTCCTACAGTAGGGAGCTATGCGTATCAAACTGGGAGGTTACATATGCTCCTTATCCTGAGAATATTTGTTG gaaaaaTCTTTCAGTGCGTGGACTGAAATGGTGGTTTAGATGGGCTTGCattaatttgcttctttttattgtactgttttttcttactACTCCTTCGATAATCATCTCAACCATGGACAAGTTCAATGTCACTAAACCTATTCACTACCTTAAT AATCCCATCATCAGTCAGTTTTTCCCAACGCTCTTACTCTGGTCCTTCTCAGCTTTGCTACCAACAATTGTATATTACTCAACTTTGCTGGAGTCCCACTGGACAAA ATCTGCAGAGAACAGAATAATGATGCATAAAGTCTACATATTTTTGATCTTCATGGTGTTGATTCTGCCCTCCCTTGGTCTGACCAG ccttgatttttttttccgtTGGCTGTTTGACAGAGAATCATCTGATTCTGCAGTTAGGCTGGA ATGTGTCTTTTTGCCTGACCAGGGAGCCTTCTTTGTGAACTACGTGATTGCCTCTGCTTTTGTTGGCAATGGGATGGAGTTGCTGCGCCTGCCTGGGCTCATCCTTTACACCATACGCATGATAATGGCCAAGtccacagcagaaaggaaaaatattaaacag CAACAAGCATTTGAATATGAATTTGGAGCAATGTATGCCTGGATGTTGTGTGTGTTCACTGTCATCATGGCCTATAGCATTACGTGTCCCATCATTGTTCCATTTG gttTAATATACATACTCCTGAAGCACATGGTTGACCGTTATAACCTTTACTATGCATATCTCCCTGCCAAGCTAGAGAAGAAGATGCACTTTGCAGCTGTGAATCAGGCCCTTGCAGCTCCaattctctgccttttttggctctattttttctcatttttgcgGTTAG GCTTTAAAGCACCTACAACCATGTTTACCTTCCTAGTTGTCAACATCACAATTATCATTTGCTTGGCTTATACTTGTTTTGGCTGTTTCAAGTACCTGAGCCCACTGAATTATAAG ATAGAAGACACGCAAGGTGAAAGAGGAAACGACACAGATGTACCACCCATCCCAACATCTTCT ATGTACGTCCCCCGAGTTTTGCATCCTCATTGTACAGAAAGGACGATACTTGCCCAAAAGGAGCAACAATCATATGGCACCATGGACAACACTTGTTCACAGGCAGAAGGAATCATAAACTATTCTGCTAGACCTGCAATTACTGAGCAGGCACCGAGAGGTTCGCTTTGA